The Peromyscus maniculatus bairdii isolate BWxNUB_F1_BW_parent chromosome 14, HU_Pman_BW_mat_3.1, whole genome shotgun sequence genomic interval CTGTGAAGCTCTCTCTGATTGTCACCCTCCAGCAAAACTCTATTCTCTACACTCCCATAACCTCAGTGCATTAACCTCAAAGAGCCCGTGTCTCACCAGCTCCTGGATTTATTCCCAGGCTCCTGCCCATCTTTACAGAGCCCCAAGGAGGGCCTAGCTGTGCACTAAGGACTGAAGAAATGAagggagtgggagagaggagagaaagaagagtctCTATGGACCAGGCTGCGACTTTACCTTTTTGAGAGCAGGCTTTTCCACTTGGCAAAAATGTCCACCTCTAAGCCTTGCTCTAGTTGCTTCATTTTGCCGCTGTCAGGGAGGATGAAGGTGGCCGTGATGTTTCCTCGGTAGGGCATTTCCAGGATGGTGCAGGAGAGCTCGCTGTCATAGGCCATGTCATACATGCCCCCTCGGAACATCATGGGTACCTTCACGGTCTTGCCTTTCTCTACGAAGAACTCTTCCTCTTTGGTTTCTTTTGGATTGAATTCATACTGCCACCTGGCTTAGGATTGAAAACACATCAAATGGCACAAGTGTCCAGAAGAAAATGGGGGGGGGACCAGACCCAACTGATCCCTGGCCACCATCCACATGGGTTCAGAGGGAAGTGGTGGGATGTTGAGGAAGGGCTCCTCAAGTCCTTCTCCTCCATGCCTGAAAGACCTCGGTGGGATGGACACAGGCCCAGGGACCCGATTAAAAGAACCTGGGACTAGTGTGGCAGGGCTGTGAGGGCCACAGTACATTACCCTAAGGCCAGTTGCCCCTGAGGCTGAGACAGCCATAGCTGTACCTTAACAGAACCTGGATTGCAGTTGCAagggttgtttggttttgtgagcGTGTAAATGTTTAAGTTGATATTCTAAAGCTGTtcttgtgtgggggggggcgtaGAAAACCACAGGGACAGTGTGCTGTGGGACCTTGCTGAGGAGTTCTGTCTGCATCCTCcctttttctctatttattgttatgagtgtgtgtgtgtgtgtgtgtgtgtgtgtgtagaggtccgAGGTCAGTGTTGTGCATCCTCCTCCattgttctctaccttatttGTGAGTCAGGACTCACTGAGTCAGAAGTTCACTGATTGGCCAAAGAACTCTCGTCTCTGACCCCCTACTCCAGGGGCTAGGGCTATAGATATGTACCAACGTGCCTGGATTTTCATATATATGCTGGGAAtgtgaactcagatcctcatgcttacaaaACAGGGCACTTCTACCTGAGTCATCTACCGCCCCAGAAGCCTTCCGTTTTTACCTAGAGACTGTCATGACATTGCACATAAACTCATAGCTGTATAATCTCAAACCTGGTATCCTCACTCAGAGCCTTGAGGGTCATCTCCCTGAGTCCAATCCAGGCTTCGCTGCTCTGAAAGGATGATCTTGAACAAGGGTTGTGATCTCCCTGGACTTGAGTCCTTAACCTGCAGGGCGGAGATATTAGCAGGCAGGACAAAGCGCTGCTTGGGAACTTGGCAGGACAGGCAACAGAGCTCAGTGGCTGTGTCTGGTGAGTGTTGAGTGAACGCTCCTCACTGTGGTCACTGCTGCCTCCAATGGTGACACGGAGCTGTTCCAAATTCCCCCTCATCCATCTCTGGTTTGGGAAGACTGGTTTCAGGCTGCCACTGTCACTTTTCTTTCCCTCACTAGTCATCAGTCTCTCTACGAGGGGGTCTGGATTTGGGACCACGTTGCTGAGCTGAGTGTGATGGCCTTGCCTGGGCTGAGGAGTGTtagcctctggttttcttttttcccccctgcatttttctgcttttccaaaccccataaatgtgtgtgtatgtgttatgcgAGTTCAGGTGTTGGAAAACATTCTTCCACATTCTTTTTCAGTCTTTCCCTTATACTTAGGGAATCTCTGAAGATTGATAAGGGGATGACGGTATCAACCAAAatggccaccaccaccatcatcatcatcactccaTCCCCGGATGACTTCTCATTATGAAGCAGAGTGCATAGCACTAGGCTGTAGAGAAGTGGGTTCCAGTTCTGAATGACCAGTTTGGGAACTTGGAgtaaataatctctctctctctctctctctctctctctctctctctctctctctctctctctctctctctccaattttcacttttctttctcatctaAGAAGCAGAGACTCCAGCTTCTAAACCAAAGCATGTGAGCACAATcagccacaacacacacacacacacacacacacacacacacacacacacacacacacacacacacacacaccaggagtaGTCTAGACTGCAAAGCTCACTTCCCCATCGTTTCTGCTCTGAATCTCAGTAACTCCTTGGTGGGTTATGTATCTTGGTGGTCACTTTACAGCTGGAGGGGGCAGAGTCCTGGCTGGTTACTGACACAGGGATTCAGACTCACAGAGCAAGCAAAGGACAGGGTCAAGTTTCTAACCCAAGTCCCTCTACATTCTCCACACCGGCATGCTCCTAGTCTTACCTCGAAAGTAAATATAGTTTGCAAGAAGCATCACGGTGCCCGGGTCTATGGTTTTGACCAGGTTGTTGATTATGTTGTGGGTTTTCTGACTGACATATTTGTTGATTTCCCTCTGGGCAGTTTCCAAGTTCTGGAAGTTGGTGAGCACCGTGTCTGCATCATACACTGTCTTAGCCAGTCTCAGGAACCTCTTCTGAGGCTTCAGCTTCTGGTCCATAAACAGGGTATTGCCGAGATTCATCTTTAGGTCTTGTGTCTCTCGGTTGAGCTTGTGGAGAAGGTAGTAGAAACCCAAGTGCATGTCCTTGTCTGGCAGCTGCTGGAAGTGAAATCCCTGCTTGATTTCCTCCAGTGTGGAGTTCTGGGCCCCCAGAGACAGCATGGAGAAGGCGGTAGAGATGCTCAACGGAGAGAAGAAGATGTTCTGCTGAGGGCTGCTGGCAATCAGTTTCTGGAGTAGGTTGAAGCCAAATTCCATGTTACGCCGAGCAAGTATTCGGGCATCTTTCTTGCCCCTCCACTCGTGGGCCTTGACTGGAGACCCATACATATCTGGAGGGTCTCTGACCTGCAGGAAACCTTTCACAGTGAGAAGACCTGCCAGAagcaggcccaggcccagcaGGAGGTTCATTGTCCTTGGATATTGTCCTGTTGAACAGTAGATCTGAGGTTAACATGAGAAAAGAACCCCACGACCTCTGTCTTATTCACCAGGAATACTAGTGGGAGAAGACTGGCTGAGGGGTATGTAACACCATTGTTGAGTGCTTTGAGATTCCTGACAACATGTAATCTTTGTCATCCCCCCAGGGACTAGAAATTATTGTCCCCATGTCCTAAATGAGAGGCCTGAGCATAGATCACCGTTctcaatttaaattttgttttgcatttatttatttattgttacaagcatgagtgtgtgtgtgtgtgtgtgtgtgtgtgtgtgtgtgtgtgtgtgtacagacacacacatcaaaacACATGTATGGTATGGATATCAAAGGACATTTTGCAGCAGCtggttccctctttccaccatgtggtcctggtgctcaaacttaggtcatcaagtTTGAGACAAGTGCCTTTATTGGCTaggccatcttgctagcccactACTCCTGCTTTTGAACCCCTCTCtcttatctttgtgtgtgtgaatgtatatatgatgcacatgaacatgtacatgtatatttgtgtatgagagagagagagggaagagagagaaaattcatgtgtgtatgtgtagacacATGTGTCCCATGGTAgacatgtggagagagagagagagagagagagagagagagagagagagagagagagagagagagagagagagagagagagagagagaattcatgtgtgtgagtgtgagcacatTTGTCCCATGGCAGGCATGTAGATAGATAGCAAAGGACAACCTTGGGCATCAGTCCTTGTCTTCCACCAAGCTCTCTTGTTGCTCACGGCTGCATAGGCCAGACTAGCTGGCCCAGcagcttctggggattctcccatctctgcctggcATTTTGCCAtaggagcactgagattaaagatatTTCTTACTGTtcctggctttatgtgggttctgaggatttaaACTCCGGCCCTCATGCTTGCGTGGCAAGTgatttacccactgggccatcttcccaggccctccTTTCTCTTAAGGTAGCAATGTCTCAGCGTCTTTGAGGACATTCTACCTTCCACAATAACAATACGCTGAGGCGTGGGTGCGTGGCTGAGAACACGTCAGCACAGCACTTCATCCTTTGGCTACAACTGATTCACGAGTGAGAGTGGGACTCCACTCAAGTCAGTCAGTGATTTTTCTGGGGACATGAAGTCCCCTTAAGAGTGACTGGTTTAATGGCATAGCCCCAAACCCGAATCTGCCCATGTCTCCCACAGGGAGATGGATAGAAGAGAGATAATAATGGAAAAAGGAACGAGTTGCATCTAACGACATCTTGAATCCCGGAATCCACCTTTACCTGGTACCTATCTGCCTCCGTTTCTTCAAACCAAGACAAAAGATCTCCATTTGGAGGTTGGCTGGTTTGAGCTGGCTTTGGCTTTCTTGACTAATTCTCAGAAATCAAGCTCCCTGTAGAGGACCCCATGGCCTGCAGGAAATGAGTGGCCTCCAGAGAGGAACCTGGGTCTTCAGCGAACTCTccctctgtcatttctaggagaggAGAAGGGCCAGTGTCGATGGAGAGAACAGCTAAACCTGCCTGGCTCAaggcctgcctctcctctcactgacCCCTCAGCCCCTGCATCCCCCAGTGGCACTGTGAACTTTCAGGGACAATAACTTCCCTCCCTGTTTTCCTTTCATCTCTAGCCCTGGGTCCCCACAGAGCTGCTTGTTTTCTCTAGCCAAGCCCTCAGTGATTTGGAGGGCTggtaaaatacaaagcaaaagcCGGCCGCTGTGTCTCTCTCTGATGTGCCACAGTGTTTCCCTTTAATTCCCACTTTTCAGAGTCTAGGGCCCATGGGGAATGGCAAACCCATCAACAGTAAAGGCTATCTATCCCTGGTGGTGTGAGATGGGTCCCTAGAttggagctggaggcagggctCCGTTGAGTGCTGTCTTAGAGTGAGAGCCTGTGGAGATGTAAGGGAACCATGACGAGAGGAGGGGACAGAACAAGGATGCCATCCAGGTGCCAGCCAGCCTTGGTCTGGTCCCAAAGCAGAATCTTAAGAGGTTCTGACCCTTTGGGCAGAATTAGACAGTGGGTGGCTATGGTCTGTTCCCAGGATTCAGGATGTGACTTACAACTTCCTGAGACAACTGGCCCCTTTCAGCCAGCAGAGAAGGAGTTGTGACCTTCATAGTTGCACTGGCCACTAACAAGGTCTGCTGCAACTAAGTCCTAGGATCTGGCACCAGGTATGGCCTTCCAGGTGACAGATGCTGGCATAGCATATGTACCCAGAGTTCTCCAGTCCCAGGTCTTCCTGTAGAGAAGGCACTTCAGCATGGCAGAGAGGTATCTGAAGAGTTTGTGGCAGAGTATTGGAGAATTCTAGTAAGCACTGCCTGTTAGGTCTTGAATCTGGAATGTTCCCTTGGTTTCATCATGATTTGAGCACTTTGTCCTCAGTTGGTGGCCCTGTTTGAAGAGGTTGTGTGTttggggagggtttttttttttttttttttttttgagacagggtttctctgtgtagttttggtgcctgtcctggatctctctctatagaccaggctggtcttgaattcacagagatctgcctggatctgcctcctgagtgctgagattaaaggtgtgcaccaccaccgccgccgcccggcgATTGGGGAGGTTTTGTAATCTTGGACTTGATGTTACCACTAGTGGATAGACCTTCAAGCCCATCTCTGCTCCTGATATtactctctgctctctctctctctctctctctctctctctctctctctctctctctctctctctctctcctctccctccctccctctcttttcttctcttttctttctttctttctttctttctttctttctttctttctttctttctttctttctttctttctttctttctttcctccctccctccctccctccctccctccctccctccctccctccctcccttcttccttcctttctttctttctttctttctttctttctttctttctttctttctttctttctttctttctttctttcttttttttgagacagggtttctctgtatagtccggctgtcctggaactcactctgtagaccaggctgaactcagagatccgccagcttctgcctcctgagtgctaagattaaagacatgcactgccACGCCCAGCTGCTACCTGCTTTCTTATCCCACAAGATCTGAGGAGGCTTCACCTCAGGCTCCTGTGACTATGAACTCCCCAGTTCCTTTTTCCATGATAGACTAAAGCTGTGAATGAAAATCAAGCATTCTTTCAGGCCAGTATTTTGACACAGCTACAAGAAACATAACTGATGGGTTATCCTAGTACCCATTCTTATTTTAGCTGCCTACTCGTCTCTGAAGGACTACATGCACCCCAGGGACCAGGTTTCTGTCTGAACTCTAAGGGAGAATCTGGTGGAAGCAATCTCAACTCCCCCGCTGTGGCTGACTCGGGAGGTCGTCCTGAATCACTCAGGGCAAGTACTGAGACGGTGACTGTacccacctgtgactccagtggtCCACTGAGAGAGAACCCCAGAGTTGTTTCTTggtatgtgttttctttaaacGCCTTAATCTCTCCCAAGAATCCCATTTGGTaatgattaaaattaatttgCTATTAGTGAGGGGCTGGGTAGAAATAGATTAGGGAAGAGAAATAATAGAGTCCTCAAAGATGCTtcagagaaattaaagaaaataggactcatcctggtggtggtggcacatgcctttaatcccagcactccagagaccaaggctgatctctgagttccaggctaatctagtctacagagcaagttccaggatagtcagggctacacagagaaaagaaagaaaaaaaaaaaaacagaaaaaaataggacTGGAACTGAGGATCCCATGGGCTGGGCTGTCAACACAGGTGCCCAGGATTAAAATAGAGGTTTGTGCTGCTCAAAGCAGACTTCCACCCTGTGTCATTACCCAACGCTGACAAGTGGAAAAGTTAAGACATGTCACCCACACCGCCGACAGAAAGTTCTCAAGAGAGGCTCTGCCAACCAACTTGGGAGTCAGGGCCATGGGCGAGCTGGCAGGAGCTGGGTGCGAGTCAGAGCAGGCAGGACAGAGACCTGAGCCAGCCCAGGAAGGCAACTGCTGGCTAGAGGCTCTTCCCCAGATGTGATTCCCACTCTCAGCCAGGCTCTCTGTGGAGCTCCACAGCTGGGGGCCCTGAAAGGC includes:
- the LOC102913855 gene encoding serpin A12 gives rise to the protein MNLLLGLGLLLAGLLTVKGFLQVRDPPDMYGSPVKAHEWRGKKDARILARRNMEFGFNLLQKLIASSPQQNIFFSPLSISTAFSMLSLGAQNSTLEEIKQGFHFQQLPDKDMHLGFYYLLHKLNRETQDLKMNLGNTLFMDQKLKPQKRFLRLAKTVYDADTVLTNFQNLETAQREINKYVSQKTHNIINNLVKTIDPGTVMLLANYIYFRARWQYEFNPKETKEEEFFVEKGKTVKVPMMFRGGMYDMAYDSELSCTILEMPYRGNITATFILPDSGKMKQLEQGLEVDIFAKWKSLLSKRVVDVWVPKLHVSSTYNMKKVLSRLGISKIFEEHGDLTRISSHRSLKVGEAVHQAELKMDEKGMEGAAGSGAQTLPMETPLRIKLNSPFLMMLYEKSLPSMIFLAKIYNPSG